A segment of the Macrotis lagotis isolate mMagLag1 chromosome 8, bilby.v1.9.chrom.fasta, whole genome shotgun sequence genome:
AGTCCCTCCTCCCTCTGCCAACCCCTCCTTCCCCAttccctccacctccacctcccctCCTCTCACATttcctgtcctccctcctggacTCTGGCGCCTCATTTTCTCCCCTCACTTCATTTTCAGTTTCACTTACACATCATCTTTCTTAACCTCAGCCCCCTTGCTAAGTCCCTTGGCCTTTATTTTTGTTggcttctctctccttcccaagggctctctctgtctctgcacTCCCTTTGCTTCAATACTTCCCTGTTTTCCTTCTCTCACCATATTATACCGCCCCCCACCCCCCTTTTCTCTTTGCCTGATTTTCCATCAGATTTCAAGCTAATTGCCTCCAGCTGCAGGAGAGAACCGGAAAATCAGAGAAGTCTCCGTGGCGGTTCATTTGGCTGGGGTTAGGGCTCAAGATGGTTTCATTTAGCGAAACCCTATTTGGTTATCCCAGAACAGGAGCTAGGAGGGGCCAAGGCCCCAACCCTAATTAGGGGTGGCTGGTGGAAAGAGTCCTGAGTATAAAGTTTATCACCCTCTTTGCGCTTCTCTAGGCCCACTATGATCAACAACTCCTCCAGCTCCCAGTGCATCTGTCCTTCCTCTCTGGACCCAGTTCAAAATGCTTAAGCCCAGTGATTATGTCTTTCTTCAGCCTTGTTGGACATAAGCAAAATGCTTTCTCAGCAGAAATTTCCAGAGTCCTTCCCTCTGTAACAGCGGCACAGAGAAGAGGGGCATGAAAGTCTAGGGCATGAAACTAAGGATGAAATTCAGGAGTTTGACTTCCAGGCTCATGGTAAACTCTCgcctgaatttgaaatcaggccAGAGGGCTGTCCACTGGCCCTTTTGGGAAAAGATTTCTGACTTCCTGTAAACTCCCCACCTGGACCACCAGAGAAAAAAGCTTTGGCCGATATAATATAGTGGAAAGGCCTGGGCTCCGGTCCCAGCTCTGCCACCTACCATctgtcagtcaataagtatttatattaCATGCTTATGATTTGCTCGGCACCGAGTTGAGTGCTAGGGCTGTGGAAAAACAAAAGGCAcgtggtccctgccctcaagcagtTTCCATTCTAGTGGGGGAGACAAACACATAGCTATTTATATCCAGCATATAGAGTAGATCATGACAAAGGAAGGTTCCAGGAaatgagttgagtcttgaaggaagagaaccCAGGAGaccaaagggaagaaggaaagctTTCTAGACATGGGGGgagggacagccagtgaaaatagaaaatagagttGGGTCACGGAAGGAATGGTTTGAAGGTTTGCTTCTGCTAAGGAGAGTAAAGTGTAAAAAAGATTAGATAGATAGCAAGGGATCAAGTGGTGAAGGACCTTAAAAgccaaacaggattttttttttgtatttgcttctaGAGGGAAGAGTGAGTCATTAAATTCTGAGTAGAGAAATGATATAATCAGACCTGcactttaagaaaattactttggcatcTGAATGGAAGATGAACCTCAAGGGGCAGAGACTTGAGAAAGACCTGAAAGCTCTTAGAAATAGTCCATGCTTGAGGTGGTGGCTATAGGAGTagagagatgttatgaaggtagaTAAGACAAGACTTGGCAGATTGGATTTGTGGAGAGAAAAGTGAAGGATGATGATATTTAGGCTatgaacctgggtgactgggaggatggtgatgTCGAACAGTAAGGAAGTTGGGAAGAGATAAGAATTtggtgagaaagaaaatgagttctgttttggatatatgGAATTTGAGAAGGGCTTTTGGAATATCCAATTTGAGATGACCAAAAAGCAGTTGGAGATAACATAGGTTTGTGTTTGGTGTATTGGGGTATGTATGGCTACACCTCTTGCTGTGATAGATACGGCTTCCTGGGATCTGAAACCTGTAGCAATAGGAGTGTCTTTCTTGTCTTTGGGAAGGCCAGTTTGTTATAGCTGTTGCTGCTGcttcttctgtttccttcttcttcttttggtGCAGGAGTAGGATGCAGGTTTGTCTAGTAACTTGGTCACCTGGAAGTCTGAAGTCCCTCTGCTACCTTTCTCCTTGAATTCCTTTGGGGTGCTGTCTGGACTGTATTAGTGGTACCGATATTACGGGTTGGAACCTATTTCTTAGCAGGATTGATTAGAGCTGCCTTCCTCCATTCCCTTCTCGTGTCCTCTAGCCTGGTCAGGGAAAAATCAATTatacatttttcctcctttcacctTTGCCTGGCCAATTTATTTTAGTGtgggactctggggctctggTTGGTCCAGGCAAATaagacaaaatatgaaaaattttaagctttaaaagGATGTACCCTGGTCCTTAGGCAAAGTGTGGGAACAGGGAGACAGGGTCCAGgtggtgctttttttttaattagaagaaaaagtttaaaaagttattttatatttgggGGAAAGGGTTTGATTAAAAGGAGCACTTTGCAAAGTTTGTACTTTTAAAGTttagttgttaattttttaaaaattgagtttagTTAAATTTTAGTTTGAATAAAATATATCCTTTATGAGTGagtattcaaaaatatttgccTATAAATAAAATTCCCTGGGCACATACTCTGGAGCTATTCTGATAATGTTAAAAGGTAAGCAGATCTGATTCATCAGGAATTTAGTCATCAGCTCTGAAAAACAGCATGTGAAAGCTAGTGAAAAACTTGTGTCAATCATTTTCATTGTAGAGAAATTTTTGCAAAACAGGGAAAgttcataaaatgattttatagtGACAAGGAACTTTAGAGATAAGCTAATCCAAAAGCCACATCTTTCATACAAACAACTTGAAAGTCCAGAGAAGTTCAAGGTCACAGGGTCACTTGTGGCAGACCTAGAAGTCAAATGCAGGTTTCAAGCAGTATTTTTTAAGCATCAATTTAAAAGGATAATCTGTGCTAGGATAGATACTGGGGTTACTAGACAAAGATGAACCAGTCCTagttttcaaggagcttatttaaggaaatatatatatctatatatatatatatatacatatatatataaataaatacaagatttttttttgagggaaaaattactgggagttgggggggggcggGTTTATTAAGATTAGGAAAGaggaggcaatatttgaactggCTTGAAAGAAGCTGGGACTCCTAATCCAGTACTCTTACCCCATCATAAGATCAAACAGTGATTTGGGTTTCTTTCAAGCTAAAAATGTGCACCATTCATTCTCTTCCTACCAGACTTTCAGCTCTGAAATAACCTTGGCTGTATTACCTGGAAGTGAATTGAGTGGTGAGGATTGACTCCTTTTGTAGGTCCCTAAACATGTCTAGATTAGAGAATTTTAAGAATTACCATGGCATAGAGGAAAATGGACTGGACTGGAAAGTCAGTAAAAACCAGAGTTCCAATGCCTCCTCTGATACTGCTAAACAATTGTGTGACTGTTTACAAAATATATCACCTCTGAGCTTCAAGTCTcctatctacaaaatggggatgaAGATGCTGTACCTATCTTACAAAGTTGTGATAATCTGATAATGTATGTAAATATCTGTCTTTCAAGGTGGGGACCCCAAAGGAAAGAGATTTGTTTTACTTTAGTActgctttttaaaatacttttgaggGATGGAAAATAACAGAATGGGTAGACACTTGAAAGGAGAAATTTCCAGTTGAATTCTAATGTGTTGAAATGGAAGAAATGGGGAAAGTAGCATAGGTAAAGGGACTATGGGTTGGGGGGAATGGGATTAGAAGAAAAGGCCATTGTATCACATGCTATTCAGAAAGGAACCTTCTCTGACCATAACACTTCCCCGGACTCTTGCCCCCTGTCCTTCTGAACATCAAAGCAGCAATGGTGATCTGACCTAGAACAGGCAATGGGTCCCAGGGCTGATAAAATTGGTGTAATAGAGCCTGAATTAAATGTCAAAAGTCTGAAAGCTGAAGGGCCCAGCAGGTGCTGATACCCTGGTGTTCCTTGACTTTCCTTCCCACTGGATCTGTACATCAGCCCCCTTTCCCAACCCTCTTTCTCCATTCCCATGCCTTcaggaaaaaacccaaagccCCTGATTCTCTATGACTATTAGGCATTTGTGACGTGGGCTTTTCCAGTTCCCTTTGGTCCAGTGACCTTACCAACTGACTTGCTGACCCCTGGTCAGTGCTGTTTGACCTACCAATACAAACCAAGGATCCTAGGGCCCAAGTCATCTGCTCTGAAGTTTTACATTCCTTTATGTGTTTTCTTTGGGTAGAATACGAGttccttgatggcagggactgtttcaATTTTCCATTTGTATTCCTAGCCATTAGTATGGTGCTTGGctattaataaatgtgtttttcccccattcatttcttcatcttttaagtCCCTGGTTCCTTGTCTGTAAAGTGGAAATTTGAGGTTCAAGTGAGCTGCTATATGTGAaatgactttataaattttaaaggcCCATATGTAAGATATGATTATCATTAATAGAGTGCCAAGATAGAGAGTATTGCTATGCCTTTATTTTTTagtcttcataaaaaaaaatattgacttcCATATGAAGCAACATAGTCCAGTGGATTGAAATCCAGGAAGATCTTGTTTCTGACATGatggctttgtgaccctagggaaGCCCTTTGATCTCCGAGTGCTCTAGGCCCCTCTTTAAGGCTCTAAGTTGCAGAGAGATGATGACATATAAGTAGAAGAATTTCTTCCTTGGAAGTTcccctacaccaatgaaatcacaggtccaatatCTATTCTTATCACAAGTAAGCATCCACTAAAATCTTTCTCTGATGCCATACGATGGTACGGAAATGACCGTGGGCTCCAGAAGGCTATGTCATCAGGATGCAAACTGGTGGGTGTTGCTAAGCCAGTCCGGGTCTAGTTTATCACGGAGAAGCCCAGCTCCAAAAGTGGACCACCAGATGATGGGCATTTGTGCCCACAAATCCACAAGACCACCCCCTAGGGCATGGAAGGCTTATGAGTTGCATCAGTAAAAGGAGAGAACGGAGTGGGCACATAGAGGAAAATCATGCAACGCTCTGAAGTATTGTGTCTTTGGAGCGCTGGACTTGGAACTGGTGGAAGTGTGGAATGTTAACACGAACGAATTCTGCTTTCTCCTTGGAGATTAGGCACCCAGGGGATGTGGGAGCTTTCCCCCTCAGCGCCCCCTCCTTCCCATTCCGAGAGGGCGCTTCTGGAGAGCTGCTTGGTCACTAGCAACAATGGCCTCCTTTGTGTGTGCGGGAATCGAACACTTGAATCAGGACTGGGAACCGAAGACTGCAGCGAGCCGCTTTAGGTTGCTGAACCCCAACATTCGTTTTTTAAAtcggaatcattttttttttttaagttccaaatgcAAGTTTTGGGTGACCCTCTTCCCTGCCTGGGTAAGGTGGTCAGAGGGATGTCAAGGAGCGGCGCCGGGGTTTCTAGTGAAGTCTGCTCCTCCGTTTCCTGAAGGGGCGGGGTAGTGCCCCCCCCCAGACTgcagggacttcagaaaagttcaGCCCACGCCGCCACCCGCAGCGTTTCCCGAACTCCTCCGCGGCCAGCACTGCCCCGCCCTCTCGATTTGCATATCTCCGCCCCGCCCCCTAGGACGTAAGCTCCCCGAGGGCAGGGGCCGCCCCGCCTCCTCCCGGCACCAATGCTCGTTTCGGACGGAGGACATTAAATCAGCCGGAAGGGGAGGTCTGGGTGAGGCGGCGCGTCCCCGGGGTGTCCCCACCCCCGCCTCCCGGGTCGGCGGCGCGGACAAAGGCAGGCTGGCCACGTGCTCCTTCCCCGAGCCGGCCGGTGACCGTTAGGTGCCCGCCCCACGCCGTCTCCTAGGTGACGGGGCGCTTCCCCCGGCTTTCCCGTTCGAGTCTCGCGCATGCGCGCCGCTTCCCGAGGAGGTCACGTTCTGGGCTCTCTTCCGGGTGGCCGTTGGCGACCCGCCCGTCCTTCCGCTCGGCTCGGCCCCGCCCCTTCCGCTGCGGCCCGGCCGAGGGGCTCCGGCCCCGCACTCGACCTCCGGGGGGCCCTGGGATTCCGGCCCTCCAGAGTGTACGGCGGATCAGCATCGCCCCCCGCCCTGGCTCTGCGCGGTGGCCGAGGCCTCCCCGGCAGGAGCGGCCCGGTCACAGTCTCCCCGGCCCCCCGGGAGGTGGGAACTCGGAGGCGGGCGGTAACGCCACAGGCCGCCCCTCCCTTCCAGGCCCCTGCGGCCTAGAGAAGGagccggaggaggaggaggaggagggcgggGAGAGGCCCGGGCCGCGCGCGGGGACCCGCACCTCGTGTAGCCCTGTGTACAGTCCGCCACCTCCGTAGCCACGAGCCGGTGAGGGCCTGAGCATCCCTCTGTAAAGAAGCAGAGGCCCAGGGAGAGGAAGGTGGACCGGAGGGGGCAGGGGGCCCCCGGAAACCGAGGCCCGGGCCGGGACGTGCCCCGGACCCTCGGGAGCCACGCTTCACCACCGAAGCTGCTATTTGAGTCATTTCACATgttaccacccccacccccctccgGCACATAGGGCCAAGGCCCGGTGTgaagggatggggtggggggccCCAGCAGGTGGCACGAGCTCTCCATTAGCCTCCCCATCCTGAGCAGAGCAGAAGGGCCGAGTGGAGCAGCAGGAAAAGCAAGCAGTAGCAGTAGCTTAGGCCCCCCGAGGGGCGGCACAGCCTCCAGAGGTGGAggtgctggggggagggggaaggtgaTGAATAGGCCCACTATTAATCTAATAGGCCTCACTCAGATCCCACTTGGAATGTTGCCCTTGTGGACACCACATTTTTAAAGAGCATCGATGAAGCTCCATTCATGCCCAATAGGGATCAGTGAAAAGAATTTGGGGTTATTTGGAGAAAACATCGAGAGACACGATAGCTCACTTCAACTATTTGAGGGTTTATCAAATGGAAGATCGTGGAcctggtggttttttttttaatttttgcaaggtagtgggattaaatggcttgtccaaggccacgcagctaggtaattaagtgtctgagagagactggatttgaactcgggtcctcctgacttgagggccagtgctagatccactgcgccacctagcttccccgatGGACTGATCTGGAAGCAATATATCAAAGTGTCAGCCTAAATCTTGAGGAAAGAAAAGCTACAGATCATCAAAGCCTGGATGAACAGAAACTTGATTTGGTTAAAGTCCCTGAGTGacttaaaacatttctttattatttttttaccttgATTCTCTTCGtttattttctcttaaagattttgagttttacagttcccCACCcatcccctacagaaggcagtttttcaatctttacattgtttccatggtttataTTGACTTTATTATTGAGCTATAGTTTCTCAATTGTTAAATGTTAAATACATAAAAGGACCAACAAGGTGGAGTGAAGGGATGATTATAAAAGGTACCTCACAGTGTTTCTTTAAATAGCAAATCTAAAtacaatatgtaaaataaagttgACATTTCATTTTAGAAGTTTTCATCATAATGGAAGGAGTCCAGGTTTCAAACCTGGCTTTGCTACTAATTCACTAGAACATCTTGaacaaatttctttctctttttgggtGTCAATGATTATGGCAAAACAGGTTTGAAATTAGAGAATCTTTTAAGGGGAATCCCCTTCCATCTCTAACtttatataattttgtaaaaaGCTTTTGCCTAAAATAAGGCATATCCACATGGCATTACTCTGTCTCCTCTTGGAGAGGGTGTGGAGTAATCAGGCTTTGTATATGTTTATAGGGGCATGATTTGAGGGGCAACAATCTAGGAATGACCCAATTTGGGCTTTATACTCAACTGTTCTGATCTCATAATGGAATATATTAATTGCAATAATAAGCAGTTATGCTTCTTATCAggggtaatgatttttttttgtattttagttGGTTTTCTGTTGTGCAAAAATCAGTCTAACCTAGgtactttaaaatttaagaaCTACTGTCCTCTTTAACATGTGCTATTATATCACCTCACTTCTGAGAGCTTAAGTGACTACCAAAGTGGGTTGTCAGATTGACCTAGTACATTGGAGCTGGTGACACATGTAACCTGCAAGCTAACTTGTAGGTTCTCAATCACACTTTTTTCCCTTGAACATGTCAGCCTGGAGAGTGGGGTTAATAAGCTCTTTGTATGTTGGGCTTAACTGTTCTTATCTGGACTGTTAAGTTCCTTCCTCAGCTAAGAGGGGGCTTGTACCTAATAGGGTATCGACTTGGGAGAACCAGGGGCTAATAGAGAATGGGGGCAGAAAAGTGGGTACTTGAACTTAGTTTATGTCTTGCTCCCCTAGAAATGGACCAAGATGATCCTGGAGAGGCTATGGCAGAACTAAAGGAGCGCCACATTGGAGGACTGGGTGTCTTACAAGTGGCAGCTGGCACTGGCTTATTTGCCTATACCTTCTGGGCAGCGTTCCTTATGCCCGGTTTCCGAAAAGTGCCCTTGAAGCTTCAGGTAAGTTGGCCTTGttggggagaaaaggggggatGGTAATTGAAGAGCAGCTTCCAAAtttgtgctttctttttccaGGTACCCTATGTCCCAGCAAGTAGGAAGCAGGTAGAGAATGTGCTGAATCTTCTCCAGGGCCGCTCTGGCAACATGGTGGATTTGGGCTCTGGTGATGGCAGGAttgtaaggaaggaaaaaaaaactcccatCTCTGCTCCTTCCCTCTATCCCTTCTGGGGCATAGAGTTCCTTTCAAGTTTTTCTACTCTCAGTTTATTTCAGCAAATTCTGAAAACATTTATTGACCATCTGTTATCAGCAGAGTTCAGCACTGAGGTGCATAGAGAGATGAGCAACAATCACTACTCTCAAGGAGAGTCCAGGATAGTATTTTTCAAGGGAAATTGTCAGAGAATGGGAATAAAACATAGACACAGTTTAACTAATATGATGGTGAATGTCAAAAAAAGTACATACAAAATGTAATGGGAGATTTGTAGAGAGAGCGATCATTTCCAGTTGAGAGAGGGACAGGTTCCTGGAAGAACTGGATCTTGAGGGATGGGTAGGATTTTAGTGGgaagagaacattccaggaaaaGGGAAGGATATCAGCAAAGGCACTGAAGGTAGTACAATTTCTGAAGCTATCATGTGGAGGCCTTGTGTACCAGATTAAAGaattgggtttcttttcccacaTTCCATCTTGAAGGCCTCAGTCCCTACATCAGGTGAAAGGCTCTTCTGGATACCACTCCTTCTGTGCTTTTCCCTTGTACCTATATTGTGATATCTTTGTGTCAAGTTTTGCCTTGTCTCCAGCCAACACCACCTTTGATCTTTGAAGGACATGGTAGGGAGTGCTCACTGTTTGGTACTACAGGTTTTGGCAGCATACAGACAAGGATTCTCTCCTGTTGTGGGTTATGAATTGAATCCCTGGCTGCTTCGACTTTCCCGGTTCCATGCATGGTGGGCTGGTTGTGCTCAAAATGTTTCCTACCAGAAGAAGGATCTCTGGAAGGTAATTACAGCTCTGTatcctttattctttctccttagtTCAGGATTCCAATTAGCTGGGATTGGTAATGAGATCAACAAAGCCTTAAATACTGATAGGCTCAAAGCTAATTATATGGCCAAGGCCAGGGGCCTAGTGAATCTAGTGGTAGGAGGTGGCTATTTTATCCTCATCTTCCAAATCATCTTGAAGACTTGAAAAGGATTTTAAGACAATCTACTCCAATccctcccctcattttacagaggagaaaacagacCTCAGAAAGGGGAAATAACTTCTAAGATCACAGTAAATTAGTGGTgactggatttcaacccaggtctcCCTACTCAaagtttaaaattctttccatGATCTTATTTTATCTTAACACCCTTATTCAGATCTATGTTAGAGGAATAACAAATTTCCAGAGTACTTGGAAATGAACTACTTTTCTGTTTCCTAAGTGATTGTGGCTTAGGGGCTCTGTCCCTCTGACCTCTCTGAATTGATTAGACTTGGTTAAACAGTTTGGTTTGGATGAGTTAAGATATTTCCTCACTTGCTAATacgatactttttttttttttttttttttttttagtttttg
Coding sequences within it:
- the ANTKMT gene encoding adenine nucleotide translocase lysine N-methyltransferase, translated to MDQDDPGEAMAELKERHIGGLGVLQVAAGTGLFAYTFWAAFLMPGFRKVPLKLQVPYVPASRKQVENVLNLLQGRSGNMVDLGSGDGRIVLAAYRQGFSPVVGYELNPWLLRLSRFHAWWAGCAQNVSYQKKDLWKVNLADCKNITVFLAPSVLPLLETKLLAELPNEARVVSGRFPLPSWEPTATVGEGLDKVWAYDIGHIRQNMEMRTTPFQGTPV